The Acidimicrobiales bacterium genome has a window encoding:
- a CDS encoding aromatic-ring-hydroxylating dioxygenase subunit beta: MSAEELMAQVPSPAPSKWLDDARYAELVALRDGVASLPPSTDAALRHEAEAFLYHHARLVDSHDLLGWLAGFAREAVYWIPSDRAGDPRRSVQVVFDDRRRLEDRIARMLSGVAWSETPPPPVSHAITNVEAWDHDGGRRIVATVVVSVVKSSGRHTFTGRLDDVHVEEDGAWRIRNRRIDLVDSDRHIVTAPLF; encoded by the coding sequence ATGTCCGCTGAGGAACTCATGGCGCAGGTTCCTTCGCCGGCCCCGTCGAAATGGCTCGACGATGCCCGCTACGCCGAACTGGTCGCCCTGCGCGACGGCGTCGCCTCGCTGCCGCCGTCCACCGACGCCGCCCTGCGTCACGAGGCCGAGGCGTTCCTTTACCACCATGCCCGCCTGGTGGACTCCCACGATCTCCTCGGATGGCTCGCCGGGTTCGCCCGTGAGGCCGTCTACTGGATCCCTTCGGACCGCGCCGGGGACCCGCGCCGCAGCGTGCAGGTGGTGTTCGACGACCGGCGCCGCCTCGAGGACCGCATCGCCCGGATGCTCAGTGGCGTCGCGTGGTCCGAGACGCCGCCGCCCCCGGTCTCTCATGCCATCACCAACGTGGAGGCGTGGGACCATGACGGAGGTCGGCGCATCGTGGCGACGGTCGTCGTCTCCGTCGTGAAGTCGTCGGGTCGTCACACCTTCACGGGCCGTCTCGACGACGTCCACGTCGAGGAGGACGGCGCATGGCGGATCCGCAACCGGCGGATCGACCTGGTCGATTCCGACCGACACATCGTCACCGCACCACTGTTCTGA